One Yimella lutea DNA window includes the following coding sequences:
- the pheA gene encoding prephenate dehydratase, whose translation MSYGYFGPRGTFTQAALASYLESNGVAAELERSVPFSTVPAVLDAVMSGEVDFGVVPIENSVEGGVSATLDALNAREDLFIRAEVLVPITFVLAARPGTPLESIDAVGSHSHAWAQVRGWMSTNTPAAQYVPTLSTAAAAEALASDDDVPYQAAVCARMAAETFGLEVLAEGIGDNASAVTRFVVVSGPGKLPASTGADKTTLMLFQHDDHAGGLLALLEQFAARGINMTRLESRPTGVAMGSYCFSIDFEGHLEDARVAETLKSLHRVAAKVRFFGSYPRADRRPATVVPTATDEAFVESQTWFEMLRVDS comes from the coding sequence ATGAGCTACGGATACTTCGGACCTCGCGGCACCTTCACCCAGGCCGCGCTTGCCTCGTACCTCGAATCCAACGGCGTTGCAGCCGAGTTGGAGCGTTCGGTGCCGTTCTCGACCGTGCCCGCGGTGCTGGACGCCGTGATGTCGGGCGAGGTCGACTTCGGTGTCGTCCCGATCGAGAACTCGGTCGAGGGCGGGGTCTCTGCGACGCTCGACGCGCTCAACGCCCGCGAGGACCTGTTCATCAGGGCCGAGGTTCTCGTACCGATCACGTTCGTCCTTGCAGCGCGTCCCGGAACGCCGCTGGAGTCCATTGATGCGGTGGGTTCGCACTCGCACGCCTGGGCACAGGTGCGCGGGTGGATGAGCACCAACACCCCTGCGGCACAGTACGTTCCGACCCTCTCCACGGCAGCTGCGGCCGAGGCGCTCGCGTCGGACGATGACGTGCCCTATCAGGCTGCGGTCTGTGCCCGGATGGCTGCGGAGACGTTCGGGCTGGAGGTGCTGGCCGAGGGAATCGGCGACAACGCGTCCGCGGTGACCCGCTTCGTCGTGGTGTCGGGGCCGGGCAAGCTGCCGGCCTCGACCGGGGCCGACAAGACGACGCTGATGCTCTTCCAGCACGACGACCACGCCGGTGGTCTGCTGGCGTTGCTCGAGCAGTTCGCCGCCCGTGGGATCAACATGACCCGTTTGGAGTCGCGTCCGACCGGTGTGGCGATGGGCTCGTACTGCTTCTCGATCGACTTCGAGGGTCACCTGGAGGATGCCCGCGTGGCGGAGACCTTGAAGTCGCTGCACCGCGTGGCGGCGAAGGTGCGCTTCTTCGGTTCCTACCCGCGGGCCGACCGGCGTCCGGCAACTGTGGTGCCGACGGCGACGGACGAGGCGTTCGTTGAATCGCAGACGTGGTTCGAGATGTTGCGTGTGGACAGTTAG
- a CDS encoding HNH endonuclease yields the protein MAIDDIPLPHDPLAQGPIAFGMREAAPSRPGEAAGCVDTVAGALPAVRRLADISTNLTDAELTAAARSALAHMQQTEALVVALTTDAIDRGLVASSTAADAAQWIGRLSRGESITAVMGEAGTGAAGPLVPIDQEPSAATDADPEEPLQVVAGLEPGHCSRLAKLAQACRAPKNALVLDAIISGRTNTAIAATALHEIGPVTAILPGADRDELLGAFLCLPPGSGAKAVRELTRRIVARFADDDQPDAKEDAMQRHESLSWSNLPNGLVRLIADLSPDNAEKVKHAIQAMAAPSPASECCDNVHHNHRTDEADGYAHHDSSKSKGEPDLRTPGKRRADAFTELIRIAAQTVDNDGQTKSAGTARIVVTINYEHLAGVLSGLGYSQGGVGMTPDTVRQLACDAEIIPMVLGSKSQPLNVGRKRRLVDKELRAAVIQRDRHCTHPGCTRPPVMCEVHHVKYWWHGGETSLLNSALMCSTHHRIVHRDNLTATVTDEGVTWHQPGEGVQQWSTGAAS from the coding sequence ATGGCCATCGACGACATTCCACTGCCGCACGACCCGCTGGCCCAGGGCCCGATCGCGTTCGGGATGCGCGAGGCTGCGCCCAGTCGCCCCGGTGAGGCAGCCGGCTGCGTCGACACCGTGGCCGGTGCGCTGCCGGCCGTGCGGCGCCTGGCCGACATCAGTACGAACCTCACCGACGCCGAACTCACCGCGGCCGCACGCTCCGCGCTCGCGCACATGCAACAGACCGAGGCGCTTGTGGTCGCCCTGACGACCGATGCGATCGATCGCGGCCTGGTGGCCTCTTCCACGGCAGCCGACGCAGCGCAGTGGATCGGCCGCCTGTCCCGCGGCGAATCGATCACCGCCGTCATGGGTGAGGCGGGCACAGGCGCGGCCGGCCCTCTCGTCCCGATCGATCAGGAGCCGAGCGCGGCGACGGACGCCGATCCGGAGGAACCCCTCCAGGTCGTCGCCGGACTGGAGCCCGGACACTGCTCGCGCCTGGCGAAGCTTGCCCAAGCCTGTCGTGCACCCAAGAACGCACTGGTGCTGGACGCGATCATCAGCGGACGCACCAACACCGCCATCGCGGCGACCGCACTGCACGAGATCGGACCGGTCACCGCGATACTGCCGGGCGCCGATCGCGACGAGTTGTTGGGCGCGTTCCTCTGCCTGCCGCCCGGGTCCGGCGCGAAGGCAGTCCGTGAACTCACCCGCCGGATCGTCGCCCGCTTCGCTGACGACGACCAGCCTGATGCCAAGGAAGACGCTATGCAGCGGCACGAGTCGCTGTCGTGGTCCAACCTGCCGAACGGGTTGGTACGGCTCATCGCCGACCTCAGCCCCGACAACGCCGAGAAGGTGAAGCACGCGATCCAGGCGATGGCCGCCCCTTCGCCGGCCTCCGAGTGCTGCGACAACGTGCACCACAACCATCGGACGGACGAGGCCGACGGCTATGCTCACCACGACAGTTCGAAGAGCAAGGGCGAGCCCGATCTGCGCACCCCCGGGAAGCGCCGCGCCGATGCATTCACCGAACTCATCCGTATTGCCGCGCAGACGGTCGACAACGACGGTCAGACCAAGTCTGCCGGCACCGCGAGAATCGTGGTCACCATCAACTACGAACACCTCGCCGGAGTCCTGTCCGGCCTCGGTTACAGCCAAGGCGGAGTCGGGATGACGCCCGACACGGTCAGACAACTGGCCTGCGACGCCGAGATCATCCCGATGGTGCTCGGATCGAAGAGCCAACCGTTGAACGTCGGTCGAAAACGTCGACTGGTCGACAAGGAACTCCGAGCAGCAGTGATTCAACGAGATCGACACTGCACTCATCCGGGGTGCACCAGACCGCCGGTCATGTGCGAGGTCCACCATGTGAAGTACTGGTGGCACGGCGGCGAGACCTCGCTGCTCAACTCGGCACTCATGTGCAGCACCCACCACCGCATCGTCCACCGCGACAACCTGACTGCGACCGTCACCGATGAAGGCGTGACCTGGCACCAGCCCGGCGAAGGGGTGCAGCAATGGAGCACCGGGGCAGCGTCCTAA
- a CDS encoding class F sortase — protein MGTNSQGQIYPPARTTMWYDKSPQPGDKGVSVVAGHVTYDGPDDFYELDRVAIGASVSVKCSNGRTLAWKVTERQSINKTALTRDARVWGSSQTPVVALITCDRASKVVDGHHLNNYVVWVRPA, from the coding sequence ATGGGCACGAACTCCCAGGGCCAGATCTACCCGCCCGCCCGCACCACCATGTGGTACGACAAATCGCCGCAGCCCGGCGACAAGGGCGTTTCCGTCGTCGCCGGTCACGTGACGTACGACGGGCCGGACGACTTCTACGAACTCGACCGCGTCGCGATCGGCGCGTCCGTCTCGGTGAAGTGCAGCAACGGACGCACCCTGGCCTGGAAGGTCACCGAGCGGCAGTCGATCAACAAGACCGCACTCACCAGGGACGCCCGCGTCTGGGGCTCCTCGCAAACCCCGGTCGTCGCGCTCATCACCTGCGACCGTGCGTCCAAGGTCGTCGACGGTCACCACCTGAACAACTACGTGGTCTGGGTTCGTCCGGCCTGA
- a CDS encoding SRPBCC family protein, which yields MTRLFRFHSEFDLDAAPGRVFEALRDIDSWPLWWPQVHSVERIDDVSGHVAIRSVLPITFRIKLIALVEDSTSGTLKASLEGDLTGWTQFVVSPEAGRARLVYDQEAVATKRGYGLATSIGAPVLVLNHRLMMRAGMRALERRSAGTP from the coding sequence GTGACCCGCCTCTTCCGGTTCCACTCCGAGTTCGATCTGGACGCCGCGCCCGGCCGGGTCTTCGAGGCATTGCGCGACATCGACAGCTGGCCGCTGTGGTGGCCGCAGGTGCATTCGGTCGAACGCATCGACGACGTCAGCGGCCACGTCGCCATTCGCTCAGTACTACCGATCACGTTCCGAATCAAGCTGATTGCGCTGGTGGAAGATTCCACCAGTGGGACGCTCAAGGCCTCGCTTGAGGGCGACCTGACCGGTTGGACGCAGTTCGTCGTCTCCCCTGAAGCCGGACGAGCCCGACTGGTCTACGACCAGGAGGCCGTCGCCACCAAGCGGGGCTACGGTCTTGCAACCAGCATCGGCGCACCGGTGCTGGTCCTCAACCATCGACTGATGATGCGCGCAGGCATGCGCGCTCTGGAACGACGAAGCGCCGGCACCCCGTGA
- a CDS encoding diacylglycerol/lipid kinase family protein, with protein MKRAAMVVNPIKIKDMRLLHREVEQVMRRHGWAAPVWHETTIEDPGFGQTQQAISDQVDLVVALGGDGTVRNVSTTLLGSGIPLAILPAGTGNLLARNLGLPIRNRKVALRAALAGRDRAIDTLFVEIDTTGDGVADESAICTVMTGCGLDAEIMASTSERLKARAGWLAYPIAGLRHINARRTPMRIALDDNDFEDERPLTTVLVGNCGRLTGGVRLMPDAEPDDGVLDVLELSAERASWAPLITQVLSASTRTTSQVRHRTAESIRIECEEPTRVEIDGEVHEHALAVRISIKPKSLVVRVPRSSKPS; from the coding sequence ATGAAGCGCGCTGCGATGGTCGTCAACCCGATCAAGATCAAGGACATGCGCCTGCTGCACCGCGAGGTGGAGCAGGTGATGCGTCGTCATGGCTGGGCGGCGCCCGTCTGGCACGAGACGACGATCGAGGATCCGGGGTTCGGTCAGACCCAACAGGCGATCTCCGACCAGGTCGATCTGGTCGTTGCCCTCGGCGGCGACGGGACGGTCCGGAACGTCTCGACCACGCTCCTCGGAAGTGGCATCCCGCTCGCGATCCTTCCTGCCGGCACCGGAAACCTGCTCGCCCGCAACCTGGGCTTGCCGATCCGCAATCGCAAGGTCGCGCTGCGGGCAGCGCTCGCCGGCCGCGACCGGGCGATCGACACGCTGTTCGTGGAGATCGACACCACCGGGGACGGGGTCGCGGACGAGTCCGCGATCTGCACGGTGATGACCGGGTGCGGGCTGGACGCCGAGATCATGGCGTCGACGTCCGAACGCCTCAAGGCGCGAGCCGGCTGGCTCGCCTACCCGATCGCGGGACTGCGGCACATCAACGCCAGGCGCACGCCGATGCGAATCGCATTGGACGACAACGACTTCGAGGATGAGCGTCCACTGACAACCGTGCTGGTCGGCAATTGCGGACGCCTGACCGGTGGCGTTCGCCTGATGCCGGACGCCGAGCCCGACGACGGCGTCCTGGACGTCCTCGAACTGTCTGCCGAGCGCGCCTCATGGGCGCCGTTGATCACGCAGGTGCTGTCGGCCTCGACCCGGACCACGTCCCAGGTGCGGCACCGCACCGCGGAGTCGATCCGGATCGAGTGCGAGGAACCGACCCGCGTCGAGATCGATGGTGAGGTGCACGAGCACGCGCTCGCCGTCCGGATCTCGATCAAACCGAAGTCGCTCGTGGTGCGGGTTCCTCGTTCGTCGAAACCCTCGTGA
- the serS gene encoding serine--tRNA ligase → MIDIKLLRENPDAVKASQRARGEDESVVDKILDADKARRSSLGEFEQLRAQQKSVSKEVGAVMGRLNKAKKAGEDVSELEAEADRVRGEAATLAARVKELDAAADIEGDAFTALMRQVGNVVIDGVPAGGEENFVTIEERGTKPTFDFEPLDHLALGEKLGAIDMERGAKVSGSRFYYLRGQGAVLAQALMAYCQQIAREEGLTPLMVPNLVLRRTMAGAGFIDSHADEVYLLEADDLFLTGTSEVALAGYHADEILDLNNGPLRYSATSTCYRREAGSYGKDTRGIFRVHQFTKTEMFIYCKPEDAEAEHDRLLRIEKRVLDGLEVPYRIIDVAAGDLGGPAARKFDCEAWVPTQDTYRELTSTSNCTTYQARRLGVRYRGADGKPEVAATLNGTMLTDTRPIVALLENHQQADGSVRVPAALQPFVGTDVLKPIA, encoded by the coding sequence GTGATCGACATCAAGTTGCTGCGCGAGAACCCCGACGCCGTCAAAGCCAGCCAGCGTGCCCGTGGCGAGGACGAGTCCGTCGTCGACAAGATCCTGGACGCCGACAAGGCGCGCCGATCCTCACTCGGTGAGTTCGAGCAGCTGCGCGCGCAGCAGAAGTCGGTCAGCAAGGAGGTCGGCGCGGTGATGGGCCGCCTCAACAAGGCGAAGAAGGCCGGCGAGGACGTCAGCGAACTCGAGGCCGAGGCCGACCGCGTCCGTGGCGAAGCCGCCACCCTCGCCGCACGGGTCAAGGAACTGGACGCCGCCGCCGACATCGAGGGCGATGCGTTCACCGCCCTGATGCGTCAGGTCGGCAATGTCGTCATCGACGGTGTGCCCGCCGGTGGGGAGGAGAACTTCGTCACCATCGAGGAGCGCGGCACCAAGCCGACCTTCGACTTCGAGCCGCTCGACCACCTCGCCCTCGGCGAGAAGCTGGGCGCCATCGACATGGAGCGCGGCGCGAAGGTGTCGGGCTCGCGGTTCTATTACCTCAGGGGTCAGGGCGCGGTGCTCGCCCAGGCGCTGATGGCGTACTGCCAGCAGATCGCCCGCGAAGAGGGACTCACCCCGCTGATGGTGCCCAACCTCGTGCTGCGCCGGACGATGGCGGGCGCCGGGTTCATCGACAGCCACGCCGACGAGGTCTACCTGCTCGAAGCCGACGACCTGTTCCTCACCGGCACCTCCGAGGTGGCGCTCGCCGGCTACCACGCCGACGAGATCCTCGATCTGAACAATGGTCCGCTGCGTTACTCGGCGACGTCCACCTGTTACCGCCGCGAGGCCGGTTCGTACGGCAAGGACACCCGCGGCATCTTCCGCGTGCACCAGTTCACCAAGACGGAGATGTTCATCTACTGCAAGCCCGAGGACGCCGAGGCCGAGCACGACCGCCTGCTGCGCATCGAGAAGCGGGTGCTGGACGGACTCGAGGTGCCCTACCGGATCATCGACGTCGCCGCCGGCGACCTGGGCGGGCCCGCCGCACGCAAGTTCGACTGCGAGGCATGGGTGCCCACGCAGGACACCTACCGCGAGCTCACCTCGACCTCGAACTGCACCACCTACCAGGCCCGCCGCCTCGGTGTCCGATACCGCGGCGCCGACGGCAAGCCGGAGGTCGCGGCGACGCTGAACGGCACGATGCTCACCGACACGCGTCCGATCGTCGCCCTGCTGGAGAACCACCAGCAGGCGGACGGTTCGGTGCGGGTGCCGGCCGCGCTGCAGCCGTTCGTCGGCACGGACGTCCTCAAGCCGATCGCCTAG
- a CDS encoding HAD family hydrolase translates to MTKLLVGLDIDGTTIHYDGHASDRVRKAVSETIAAGHEVVIATGRSVTGTMPIVELLGLEAGYLVCSNGAVTAQIDPQEPHGYRLIDSITFDPRPVLDRLKGAWPDGLVAIEVIGEGYLVSDHFPDGELVGEVRVVPWEELAQPTTRITFRSPSGTAEQFVELAEGLGLHGVNYGVGYTAWLDINPEGVSKAFALEKIRKHLEIDLADTVAVGDHRNDLEMLTWAGRGVAMGQAPDDVKAVANEVTGTVEEDGLAQVLESL, encoded by the coding sequence GTGACGAAACTCCTGGTCGGTCTCGACATCGACGGCACCACGATCCACTACGACGGTCACGCGTCCGACCGCGTCCGTAAGGCGGTGTCCGAGACGATCGCCGCCGGGCACGAGGTGGTCATCGCGACCGGTCGCTCGGTCACCGGCACGATGCCGATCGTCGAACTGCTCGGTCTGGAGGCGGGTTACCTCGTCTGCTCCAACGGTGCAGTGACGGCGCAGATCGACCCACAGGAACCGCACGGTTACCGGCTGATCGACAGCATCACCTTCGATCCGCGTCCGGTGCTCGACCGGTTGAAAGGTGCATGGCCGGACGGACTCGTCGCCATCGAGGTCATCGGCGAGGGTTACCTGGTCAGTGACCACTTCCCGGACGGCGAACTCGTCGGCGAGGTGCGCGTCGTGCCCTGGGAGGAACTCGCACAGCCGACCACCCGAATCACCTTCCGCTCACCGAGCGGCACCGCCGAGCAGTTCGTCGAGCTCGCCGAGGGCCTCGGACTGCACGGCGTGAACTACGGCGTCGGCTACACCGCCTGGCTCGACATCAACCCCGAGGGTGTCAGCAAGGCGTTCGCGTTGGAGAAGATCCGCAAGCACCTGGAGATCGACCTTGCCGACACCGTCGCGGTGGGCGACCATCGCAACGACCTGGAGATGCTCACCTGGGCCGGGCGTGGTGTGGCGATGGGTCAGGCGCCGGACGACGTGAAGGCTGTCGCGAACGAGGTGACCGGTACCGTCGAGGAAGACGGTCTCGCGCAGGTGCTGGAGTCGCTGTGA
- a CDS encoding TrmH family RNA methyltransferase, whose amino-acid sequence MAELTITSAANPRLKQLISLRRRRTREELGLTLLEGYDELVLALEAGVRLRTLYFCPELMLDADVQQQVVDEERDNGVEVVRLARQAFEKVAYREGADGFLAVAPSVRHGLDQLDLPADPLVLVAEGVEKPGNLGAMLRTADAAGVDAVIAADPVTDWGNPNVVRGSKGTVFSVPVASASTDEALNYLHRNGIHLLAATPDTELLHTDADLTGPVAIAVGTEKYGLSDEVLERADARIRIPMVGRANSLNVSTSAAIVLYEAVRQRARR is encoded by the coding sequence ATGGCTGAGTTGACCATCACGTCCGCGGCGAACCCACGCCTGAAGCAGCTGATCTCACTACGGCGCAGGCGAACTCGTGAAGAACTCGGCCTGACCCTGCTCGAGGGGTACGACGAACTCGTGCTCGCGCTCGAAGCCGGCGTCCGGTTACGCACGTTGTACTTCTGCCCGGAGCTGATGCTCGACGCCGACGTGCAGCAGCAGGTGGTGGACGAGGAACGCGACAACGGGGTCGAGGTGGTGCGGCTGGCGCGGCAGGCGTTCGAGAAAGTCGCGTATCGCGAAGGCGCGGACGGCTTCCTCGCTGTGGCTCCGTCCGTCCGACACGGGCTGGACCAGTTGGACCTGCCGGCCGACCCATTGGTGCTCGTTGCCGAGGGAGTGGAGAAGCCGGGCAACCTGGGTGCGATGTTGCGCACTGCGGACGCCGCCGGTGTCGACGCGGTCATCGCTGCCGACCCGGTGACCGACTGGGGCAACCCCAACGTGGTGCGCGGCTCGAAGGGCACGGTGTTCTCGGTGCCGGTCGCCTCCGCTTCCACGGATGAAGCTCTGAACTATCTGCATCGCAACGGTATTCACCTGCTCGCCGCAACGCCCGACACCGAGCTTCTGCATACCGACGCCGACCTCACCGGACCGGTCGCCATCGCGGTCGGCACCGAGAAGTACGGCCTGAGCGACGAAGTGCTGGAGCGGGCGGACGCGCGGATCAGGATCCCGATGGTGGGTCGCGCCAACTCGCTCAACGTCTCGACGTCCGCCGCGATCGTGCTGTACGAGGCGGTGCGTCAACGTGCCCGACGCTGA
- a CDS encoding VOC family protein has translation MRVDHVVYAAEAEGLIPTAKRLGEALGVEPGDSGVHPRFGTRNVIIPLANRRFIEVVEVLDHPASDKAPFGQAVRARSEQGGGWLGWVVEVADMGAAEKLVGRTAAPGNRHRPDGTEVTWTQLGVKGLMSDAQVPFFIAWDGNAPHPSEIGDTAADLRAMTIAGSPDRVREWLGLLGEPGVDRDEWEPDIDFEFVAPHGTPCVLSVTFDTPGGRVEI, from the coding sequence ATGCGAGTCGACCATGTGGTTTATGCCGCTGAGGCCGAGGGCTTGATCCCCACGGCGAAGCGTCTGGGGGAGGCGCTGGGTGTCGAACCCGGCGACAGCGGGGTTCACCCCCGCTTCGGAACGCGCAACGTGATCATCCCGTTGGCGAACCGGCGTTTCATCGAGGTCGTCGAGGTGCTCGACCACCCGGCGTCCGACAAGGCACCGTTCGGCCAGGCCGTCCGCGCCCGTTCCGAGCAGGGTGGCGGCTGGCTGGGCTGGGTCGTCGAGGTTGCCGACATGGGGGCCGCCGAGAAGCTCGTCGGTCGCACCGCTGCGCCCGGCAACCGGCACCGTCCGGACGGCACCGAGGTCACCTGGACACAGTTGGGTGTCAAGGGTCTGATGTCCGATGCTCAGGTGCCGTTCTTCATCGCGTGGGACGGCAACGCGCCGCACCCGTCCGAGATCGGCGACACCGCTGCCGACCTGAGGGCAATGACCATCGCCGGTTCGCCCGACCGCGTGCGTGAGTGGCTCGGTCTGCTCGGTGAGCCGGGCGTCGACCGCGACGAGTGGGAGCCCGACATCGACTTCGAGTTCGTCGCGCCGCACGGCACGCCCTGCGTCCTGTCGGTCACGTTCGACACACCCGGCGGACGCGTCGAGATCTGA
- a CDS encoding metal-sensitive transcriptional regulator, which produces MVGYTGTKDDYLKRLRRIEGQVRGIQRMVEDDTYCIDVLTQVSAITKALQAVSLGLLEDHIGHCVVDAARESDEAAQAKVREASDAIARLVKS; this is translated from the coding sequence ATGGTTGGTTACACCGGGACCAAGGACGACTACCTCAAGCGGCTACGCCGGATCGAAGGTCAGGTGCGCGGCATCCAGCGCATGGTCGAGGACGACACCTATTGCATCGATGTCCTCACTCAGGTCAGCGCGATCACCAAGGCGCTGCAGGCAGTCAGCCTCGGGTTGCTGGAGGACCACATCGGACACTGCGTCGTCGACGCTGCCCGTGAATCGGACGAGGCCGCCCAGGCCAAGGTACGGGAGGCGTCCGACGCCATCGCACGCCTCGTGAAGAGCTGA
- a CDS encoding heavy-metal-associated domain-containing protein, whose translation METKKITVSGMTCGHCVGAVTEELTSIDGVQDVQIDLVAGGDSPVTITSDAPIADADIAAAVDEAGYQLA comes from the coding sequence ATGGAAACCAAGAAGATCACCGTCTCGGGCATGACCTGCGGCCACTGCGTGGGTGCGGTCACGGAAGAACTCACGTCGATCGACGGTGTGCAGGACGTGCAGATCGACCTCGTCGCCGGCGGTGATTCGCCCGTCACGATCACCAGTGACGCCCCGATCGCGGACGCCGACATCGCGGCTGCTGTCGACGAGGCGGGCTACCAGCTCGCCTGA
- the idi gene encoding isopentenyl-diphosphate Delta-isomerase — MTAQTIEEVVLLDEHGNAVGTCPKSEVHNESTPLHLAFSCYVIDESGRVLVTKRALRKETWPGAWTNSCCGHPAPGESVEDAVRRRTRQELGIELTDLRPALPDFRYRAVMDNGIVENEVCPVYVAVCTEPDDLSPDPAEVAAIEWHDWAAFRSQVLSGERDVSPWCALQVAELPEELAD, encoded by the coding sequence ATGACTGCACAGACCATTGAAGAAGTCGTCCTGCTGGACGAGCACGGCAACGCCGTCGGCACCTGCCCCAAGAGCGAGGTGCACAACGAATCGACACCCCTGCACCTTGCGTTCTCCTGCTACGTCATCGATGAGTCCGGACGCGTGCTGGTGACCAAACGGGCGCTGCGCAAGGAGACCTGGCCCGGTGCGTGGACGAACAGTTGCTGCGGCCACCCTGCTCCTGGCGAGTCGGTCGAGGACGCCGTCCGGCGCCGCACCCGCCAAGAACTCGGCATCGAACTCACCGATCTCCGCCCGGCTCTACCGGATTTCCGGTATCGCGCGGTGATGGACAACGGAATCGTCGAGAACGAAGTCTGTCCGGTCTACGTCGCCGTTTGCACCGAGCCGGACGACCTGAGCCCCGACCCGGCTGAGGTCGCCGCCATCGAGTGGCACGACTGGGCCGCCTTCCGTTCACAGGTGCTCTCCGGCGAACGCGACGTGAGTCCGTGGTGCGCGTTGCAGGTGGCCGAACTTCCGGAAGAACTCGCTGATTGA
- a CDS encoding phosphatase PAP2 family protein has protein sequence MTNSTVTPTAERKVEPTRHGPIAQLLIALSPLSLILIGYALTHWITAPLLDDPTHATNRIGIGLQVSGPADVDRSFFAAVPTVWMQEHFATGEPHWYDAVASVIYVTHFMGIPLVTAVAWFRIRARFTRWIGAVLVFSTLGMAGYVLYPAAPPWWASDRGEIGPVVRTSASGWDYLHLRPIGQLLERLQDGSNPVAAMPSLHAGAALLVALFLAPHFGRRGRVLLGTYVVGMAVTLVLTAEHYVIDVLVGWLVAVVAIAVSRKLRPSSTSAPSPSPAPNAPVLRIPSSGGSR, from the coding sequence ATGACGAATTCGACCGTGACCCCGACGGCCGAGCGAAAGGTCGAACCAACGCGGCACGGGCCCATTGCCCAGTTGCTGATCGCGCTGTCGCCGCTGTCCCTCATCCTGATCGGGTACGCGCTCACCCACTGGATCACCGCGCCGCTGCTCGACGACCCGACCCACGCCACCAACCGCATCGGCATCGGACTGCAGGTTTCCGGCCCCGCGGACGTCGACCGCAGCTTTTTCGCAGCGGTGCCGACCGTCTGGATGCAGGAGCACTTCGCGACGGGGGAACCGCACTGGTACGACGCCGTCGCGTCGGTCATCTATGTGACCCACTTCATGGGTATCCCGTTGGTGACGGCGGTGGCGTGGTTCCGCATCCGCGCCCGGTTCACGCGCTGGATCGGCGCCGTCCTGGTCTTCAGCACCCTCGGCATGGCCGGGTACGTGCTCTACCCGGCCGCGCCGCCGTGGTGGGCGTCGGACCGCGGTGAGATCGGACCGGTCGTTCGCACCTCGGCCAGCGGCTGGGACTACCTGCATCTGCGACCGATCGGGCAGCTGCTCGAACGTCTGCAGGACGGCAGCAACCCGGTAGCGGCGATGCCGTCGCTTCACGCCGGAGCCGCGCTGCTGGTGGCGCTGTTCCTCGCGCCCCACTTCGGACGACGCGGACGCGTCCTGCTCGGTACCTACGTCGTGGGAATGGCAGTGACGCTCGTGCTCACCGCAGAGCATTACGTCATTGATGTGCTTGTCGGTTGGCTGGTCGCCGTCGTCGCGATCGCGGTGAGCCGGAAGCTGCGTCCGTCCAGCACCTCAGCACCTTCGCCGAGCCCGGCACCGAACGCACCAGTACTCCGTATCCCGAGTTCAGGAGGCAGCAGATGA